A portion of the uncultured Bacteroides sp. genome contains these proteins:
- a CDS encoding glycoside hydrolase family 125 protein, which yields MRYCTLGLAITPLTVVASQANSLEKEIVLNQDNTTIQGYRTNRPIPSKRLFVSEVVEREIQRVKKLLTNPKLAWMFENCFPNTLDTTVHFQMMDGQPDTFVYTGDIHAMWLRDSGAQVWPYVQLANEDPELKRMLAGVIRRQFKCINIDPYANAFNNGAIGGSWMSDMTDMKPELHERKWEIDSLCYPLRLAYQYWKITGDTSVFDAEWLQAIKAILRTFKEQQRKEGVGPYKFQRKTERQLDTLDNNGLGNPVKPVGLIVSSFRPSDDATTFQFLVPSNFFAVTSLRKAAEILTTVNNQSKLALECTALAQEVEMALKKYAVYNHPQYGSIYAFEVDGFGNQSLMDDSNAPSLLSMAYLEDVDVNDPIYQNTRKFVWSEDNPYFFKGKAGEGIGGPHVGYDMVWPMSIMMKAFTSQDDQEIQNCVKMLITTDAGTGFIHESFHKDNPANFTRPWFAWQNTLFGELILKLVSEGKIDLLNRI from the coding sequence ATGAGGTACTGTACTTTGGGATTGGCCATCACTCCTCTTACAGTAGTTGCTTCTCAAGCAAACTCTCTTGAAAAAGAGATCGTTTTAAACCAAGATAATACAACTATACAAGGATATCGGACCAATCGTCCGATTCCTTCGAAACGTTTATTTGTTTCGGAAGTTGTAGAGCGGGAGATTCAACGAGTAAAGAAACTTTTGACGAATCCTAAATTAGCATGGATGTTTGAAAATTGTTTTCCTAATACGCTGGATACTACGGTGCATTTTCAGATGATGGATGGTCAGCCGGATACTTTTGTCTATACCGGGGATATTCATGCCATGTGGTTACGGGATTCCGGTGCACAGGTTTGGCCGTATGTACAATTAGCAAATGAAGATCCGGAGTTAAAGAGAATGTTGGCCGGAGTGATTCGTCGGCAATTCAAATGTATCAACATTGATCCATATGCGAATGCCTTTAATAATGGAGCTATAGGAGGTTCATGGATGTCTGATATGACTGATATGAAGCCAGAGCTTCATGAGCGTAAATGGGAGATTGACTCTCTTTGCTATCCACTCCGTTTGGCCTATCAATATTGGAAGATAACAGGTGACACTAGTGTTTTTGATGCAGAGTGGCTGCAAGCAATAAAGGCGATTCTTCGTACCTTCAAGGAGCAGCAACGTAAAGAGGGGGTAGGTCCTTATAAATTCCAGCGCAAAACAGAACGTCAATTGGATACGTTAGATAATAACGGATTGGGTAATCCGGTTAAGCCGGTTGGACTGATTGTTTCCTCTTTTCGGCCTTCAGATGATGCAACCACTTTTCAATTCTTAGTTCCCTCCAACTTCTTTGCTGTTACTTCTTTACGTAAAGCAGCTGAAATTTTGACAACTGTGAACAATCAAAGTAAATTAGCATTGGAATGTACTGCATTGGCTCAAGAGGTTGAAATGGCTCTGAAAAAGTATGCGGTTTATAATCATCCCCAATATGGGAGCATTTATGCTTTCGAAGTAGATGGTTTTGGAAATCAGTCTTTGATGGACGACTCTAATGCTCCCAGTTTACTTTCTATGGCTTATCTGGAGGACGTGGATGTAAATGATCCGATCTATCAGAATACTCGTAAATTTGTTTGGAGTGAGGATAATCCTTATTTTTTTAAGGGCAAGGCAGGGGAAGGAATAGGTGGCCCACATGTTGGATATGATATGGTATGGCCAATGAGCATCATGATGAAAGCTTTTACTAGCCAAGATGACCAAGAAATTCAGAATTGTGTGAAGATGTTGATTACGACTGATGCTGGTACCGGATTCATACATGAATCATTTCATAAAGATAATCCGGCGAATTTCACCCGTCCGTGGTTTGCCTGGCAAAATACACTCTTTGGTGAATTAATTCTTAAACTCGTTAGTGAAGGGAAGATTGATCTGCTAAATAGAATATAA
- a CDS encoding endonuclease/exonuclease/phosphatase family protein: MKKNIIVFILFCLFAHFVLAQELTVGSYNIRYENNSDAEYGNGWKQRFPVISQLIRFNDFDLLGTQEVLYGQLNDLLSTLSEYAYIGVGRDDGKTLGEYAPIFYKKNKFQLLKSGHFWLSEQSTYPNKGWDAALPRICTWGEFQDQKTHLRFWFFNLHMDHVGVIARKESSKLVLSKIKEMCADEPVVLTGDFNVDQKHESYAILDASGLLNDSYEKAQIPYALNGTFNDFNPSFFTDSRIDHIFVSSAFAVKRYGVLTDTYRSNAGDDKEINSGNFPKEVSLQKYVSRTPSDHFPVKVVLSYIGVR; the protein is encoded by the coding sequence ATGAAAAAAAATATTATCGTTTTTATTTTATTTTGTTTATTTGCTCATTTTGTGTTGGCCCAAGAGCTAACGGTGGGCAGTTACAATATCCGTTATGAGAATAATTCTGATGCAGAATATGGAAATGGTTGGAAACAACGCTTTCCGGTAATCAGCCAATTGATTCGTTTCAATGATTTTGATCTTTTAGGAACTCAAGAGGTTTTGTATGGCCAATTAAACGATTTGTTATCCACACTTTCCGAATATGCTTATATCGGAGTGGGCCGTGATGATGGGAAAACGTTGGGGGAGTATGCTCCTATCTTTTATAAAAAGAATAAATTTCAGCTTTTGAAGTCAGGGCATTTTTGGTTATCGGAACAGTCGACTTACCCTAATAAAGGATGGGACGCTGCTTTGCCCCGTATCTGTACTTGGGGAGAGTTTCAAGATCAAAAGACTCATCTTCGTTTTTGGTTCTTCAATTTACACATGGATCATGTGGGAGTTATTGCGCGTAAAGAAAGCTCGAAATTGGTTTTATCTAAGATAAAAGAAATGTGCGCAGATGAACCTGTAGTCTTGACGGGCGATTTTAATGTAGATCAAAAGCATGAGAGTTATGCGATACTGGATGCTTCTGGCCTTTTAAATGATTCTTATGAAAAAGCGCAGATTCCTTATGCTTTGAATGGTACGTTTAATGATTTTAATCCAAGCTTCTTCACTGATAGTCGAATTGATCATATCTTTGTGAGCTCCGCTTTTGCGGTCAAGAGGTATGGAGTATTAACCGATACCTATCGTTCGAATGCAGGTGATGATAAAGAAATAAATTCAGGAAATTTCCCTAAGGAAGTTTCTTTGCAAAAGTATGTATCTCGAACACCTTCCGATCATTTTCCGGTAAAAGTTGTACTAAGTTATATTGGTGTTCGGTAA
- a CDS encoding TonB-dependent receptor: MKKKIYLLLLFSIGIISIQAASLKGKITNNQQEPLIGVSVYIKSIGRGTITDNSGTYSFENIPDGEYSIEYRYLGYFTQNKTIIVSPPKMIYQFNIELKEETRSLHEVVISAGRVPEKLSSIPASITVINTKELSRITQFTSNMNEILEHNVPGLAPQTGSYSNAGQTLRGRKVLVMIDGVPISTPLRNGQVSMKAINANDLARVEVIKGATSIYGNGSDGGFINYITKTPQKGKALSGSTSIWGTMNLAKADDSFGGGIYQSLQGGINRIQYMGSFSYEQVGNKYDADGVPLFPTYGLDNTKIYSGFGKLCYQISNKQEIILSANVYKSRQDSPFEPVLTEIKVLNSDGDYEITPGYGKKKSPDYPEKPKGATSVNSVLKYNLHDLFGGTTTFSSDLYYQKARNIFFYSKTFENGGQSVINSEKIGLRPNFNTQLSSGNTTTSLTYGIDLLQDRTNQNLLDGRLWVPNITMHSIAPYLQSSFKMNDKINIKVGVRYDYAELKVKTYNTIPYSPKQDGNFNPSVTVRGRTLSFDKLSFNLGLRYTASEEFIPYINFSQGFSMSELSRILRQTDNPEILYSTDIKAVSINNYEIGFISYLGPLKIEAAGYYSTSNIGTGLTFNEDKNRYEPTPSPQKIFGAELALDGRFLKDKLSIGTSFSWVEGLESTDDKNTLKYIGGDVISPPKLTGYVSYLITPKLSSNINVVHIGNRKRFSPYLNKKNEWVYNSAQAPVKHYTVVNMSLSYRLMHAMGISLAVNNLLNKYYMPARSQWSAPLRDQSTLAEGTNMRLTLKYDF, translated from the coding sequence ATGAAGAAAAAGATCTATTTACTTCTATTATTTTCAATAGGAATTATATCAATACAAGCAGCTTCTTTAAAAGGCAAAATAACAAATAATCAGCAAGAACCACTCATCGGGGTTTCAGTATATATTAAATCCATAGGGAGAGGGACTATTACAGACAATAGTGGAACCTATTCTTTTGAGAATATTCCAGATGGAGAATATTCCATAGAGTATAGATATTTGGGCTATTTTACTCAAAACAAAACAATTATAGTATCCCCCCCAAAAATGATCTATCAATTCAATATAGAGCTGAAAGAAGAGACAAGATCACTTCATGAAGTCGTTATTTCAGCAGGGCGTGTGCCTGAAAAACTCTCTTCAATCCCAGCCTCCATCACAGTTATAAATACCAAAGAGCTTTCACGGATAACTCAGTTCACGAGCAATATGAATGAAATTCTGGAGCATAACGTTCCGGGGTTGGCTCCTCAGACAGGATCCTATTCTAATGCAGGGCAAACCCTTAGAGGTCGTAAAGTTTTAGTGATGATAGACGGCGTTCCAATATCGACCCCGCTTCGTAACGGACAAGTAAGCATGAAAGCAATTAATGCAAATGATTTGGCAAGAGTGGAAGTCATAAAAGGGGCAACATCTATTTATGGAAACGGCAGTGATGGAGGCTTCATCAATTATATCACGAAGACTCCTCAGAAAGGAAAGGCCTTATCGGGAAGCACTAGCATTTGGGGAACGATGAATTTAGCCAAAGCAGACGACTCATTTGGTGGGGGTATTTATCAATCACTACAAGGAGGTATTAATAGAATCCAATATATGGGAAGCTTTAGCTACGAGCAGGTTGGCAATAAATACGATGCGGACGGAGTGCCTCTGTTTCCGACATACGGATTAGACAATACAAAGATATACTCCGGTTTCGGTAAATTATGTTATCAGATATCCAATAAGCAAGAAATTATTTTATCAGCTAATGTGTACAAATCCAGACAAGACAGTCCATTTGAACCCGTATTGACCGAAATAAAAGTTCTCAATTCCGACGGCGATTATGAAATTACACCCGGATATGGCAAGAAAAAAAGTCCCGACTATCCAGAGAAGCCCAAAGGCGCAACCTCTGTCAATAGCGTATTGAAATATAATTTACACGATTTGTTTGGCGGAACCACCACCTTTTCTTCAGATCTCTATTATCAAAAAGCCAGAAATATTTTTTTCTATTCCAAAACATTTGAAAATGGTGGGCAATCAGTAATTAACTCGGAAAAAATCGGCCTTCGTCCCAACTTCAACACGCAACTATCCTCGGGCAATACAACCACCTCCCTGACTTATGGTATTGACCTTCTACAAGATCGCACAAACCAAAATTTATTAGATGGCAGACTGTGGGTTCCAAATATCACTATGCATAGCATCGCCCCATACCTACAGAGCAGTTTCAAGATGAATGACAAAATCAACATCAAAGTTGGCGTTCGATATGATTACGCGGAACTCAAAGTCAAGACCTACAACACCATACCCTATTCACCCAAGCAGGATGGAAACTTCAACCCATCCGTAACAGTGAGAGGAAGAACCTTGTCTTTCGACAAACTTTCTTTTAATTTAGGCTTAAGATATACTGCAAGCGAGGAATTTATTCCCTACATCAATTTCTCGCAAGGATTCTCCATGTCTGAGTTATCCAGAATACTACGTCAGACAGATAATCCGGAAATACTTTACAGCACTGATATAAAAGCAGTATCAATCAATAATTACGAAATCGGTTTCATTAGTTATTTGGGCCCGTTAAAAATTGAAGCAGCCGGATATTACAGCACTTCAAACATTGGTACGGGACTAACTTTCAACGAAGATAAGAATCGCTATGAGCCCACCCCTTCTCCACAGAAGATTTTCGGTGCAGAGTTAGCCCTGGATGGCCGTTTCTTAAAAGATAAGCTTTCTATTGGGACTTCTTTTTCATGGGTAGAAGGGTTAGAATCAACAGACGACAAGAATACTCTTAAATACATAGGAGGAGATGTGATTTCACCTCCCAAATTAACAGGATATGTTTCTTACCTAATCACCCCAAAATTATCTTCGAATATAAATGTTGTACATATCGGAAACAGGAAACGTTTTTCTCCCTACTTGAATAAGAAAAACGAATGGGTCTACAACTCAGCACAAGCCCCAGTAAAGCATTACACAGTAGTCAACATGTCTTTATCCTACCGTTTAATGCACGCAATGGGAATCTCTTTAGCCGTCAACAACTTGTTAAATAAATACTATATGCCAGCCCGCTCACAATGGTCAGCTCCTTTGAGGGACCAAAGTACTCTAGCAGAAGGAACCAATATGCGACTGACATTGAAATATGATTTTTAA
- a CDS encoding GH92 family glycosyl hydrolase, whose amino-acid sequence MKAFVATILCLLPFSFSYSQKGTEPVDYVNVLTGTLSKYELSTGNTYPVIARPWGMNFWVPQTGDMGDGWTYVYTADKIKGFKQTHQPSPWMNDYGQFSLMPITGKVVFDQQERASWFSHKAEVAKPYYYKVYLADHDVTTEITPTDRAAMFRFTFPEAKDAYVIVDAFDKGSYVKVIPEENKIIGYTTRNSGGVPDNFKNYFVIIFDRPFAYKAVVGDNQIHERKSETKENHAGAVVGFSIKKGELLHAKVASSFISTAQAELNLREIGLKTFDELTAEGRTAWNEVLSKIKLEDDNIDNMRTFYSCLYRSVLFPRSFYEFDVHDRIVHYSPYNGQVLPGYMFTDTGFWDTFRCLFPFLNLLYPSMNVKMQEGLANAYKESGFLPEWASPGHRDIMVGNNSASVVADAYIKGLRGYDIETLWEALKHDANNVHPKVSASGRAGYNYYNEYGYIPSGKEISQNVARTLEYAYDDWAIYQLGKALDKPQSEIEIYAKRALNYRNIYDPETKLMRGRKADGTFVTPFNPCDWAGEYTEGNAWHYSWSVFHDPQGLINLMGGEKQFNAMLDSVFVIPGDKGLKSRGIIHEMREMQVMNMGQYAHGNQPIQHMIYLYNYSGEPWKAQYWVREAMDKLYSPTPDGYCGDEDNGQTSAWYVFSAMGFYPVCPASNQYVIGSPLFKKITVNLENGKQIILRASNSAKENRYIRSLKLNGKNYTKNYFSHDDLLKGAKIDYNLAPLPNKARGTKVRDFPYSFTNELK is encoded by the coding sequence ATGAAGGCCTTTGTGGCTACTATCTTATGTTTGCTGCCTTTTTCTTTTTCTTATTCGCAGAAGGGAACAGAGCCGGTTGATTATGTGAATGTATTGACTGGCACGCTTTCGAAATATGAGTTATCTACAGGAAATACCTATCCGGTTATTGCCCGACCTTGGGGAATGAACTTTTGGGTGCCGCAAACAGGTGATATGGGGGATGGATGGACTTATGTTTATACAGCCGACAAAATTAAAGGCTTCAAGCAAACACACCAACCGAGTCCATGGATGAATGATTACGGACAATTTTCATTGATGCCTATAACGGGTAAAGTTGTATTTGATCAACAAGAACGTGCTAGTTGGTTCTCTCATAAAGCCGAAGTGGCAAAACCTTATTATTATAAGGTTTATTTGGCTGATCACGATGTAACGACTGAAATTACGCCGACTGATCGTGCTGCGATGTTCCGATTTACATTTCCTGAAGCTAAGGATGCTTATGTGATTGTTGATGCTTTTGATAAGGGCTCGTATGTAAAAGTGATTCCAGAAGAAAATAAAATAATAGGCTATACAACCCGAAATAGTGGGGGTGTGCCGGATAACTTTAAAAACTATTTCGTCATTATCTTTGATCGGCCTTTTGCTTATAAGGCTGTGGTAGGTGATAACCAAATCCATGAGAGGAAATCTGAAACAAAAGAAAATCATGCAGGAGCCGTTGTTGGGTTCTCAATTAAAAAAGGTGAGTTGCTTCATGCTAAGGTTGCTTCCTCTTTTATCAGTACAGCCCAAGCGGAGCTCAATTTGAGAGAAATAGGGCTGAAAACATTTGATGAATTGACTGCTGAAGGGAGAACTGCTTGGAATGAAGTATTGAGTAAAATCAAGCTGGAGGATGATAATATTGACAATATGCGCACTTTTTATTCTTGTTTATATCGTTCGGTTCTTTTCCCTCGCAGTTTTTATGAATTTGACGTTCACGATAGAATAGTGCATTATAGCCCCTATAATGGGCAAGTTTTGCCGGGTTATATGTTTACGGATACGGGTTTCTGGGATACTTTCCGATGCTTGTTCCCATTTTTAAACTTGCTATACCCTTCCATGAATGTAAAAATGCAGGAGGGTTTGGCCAATGCTTATAAGGAGAGTGGCTTTTTACCGGAATGGGCCAGTCCGGGGCATCGTGATATTATGGTCGGAAATAATTCAGCTTCTGTAGTGGCTGATGCTTATATTAAGGGATTGCGAGGATATGATATTGAGACTCTCTGGGAAGCCTTAAAGCATGATGCAAATAATGTACACCCCAAGGTCAGTGCATCGGGACGTGCCGGCTATAATTACTATAATGAATATGGTTATATTCCTAGTGGTAAAGAGATTAGTCAAAATGTGGCTCGTACGTTAGAATATGCTTATGATGATTGGGCTATTTATCAGCTTGGAAAAGCCTTGGATAAGCCTCAGTCGGAAATAGAAATTTATGCTAAGCGGGCTTTGAATTATCGTAATATTTATGATCCTGAAACAAAACTGATGAGAGGTAGGAAGGCTGATGGTACCTTTGTTACCCCGTTTAATCCTTGTGATTGGGCTGGTGAATATACTGAAGGGAATGCCTGGCATTATTCATGGTCAGTATTTCATGATCCGCAGGGCTTGATTAATTTGATGGGTGGAGAGAAACAATTCAATGCAATGTTAGACTCAGTATTCGTTATTCCGGGAGATAAAGGTTTGAAAAGTAGAGGAATAATTCATGAAATGCGAGAAATGCAGGTAATGAATATGGGACAATATGCTCATGGTAATCAGCCAATTCAGCATATGATTTATCTTTATAACTATTCCGGTGAACCATGGAAAGCACAATATTGGGTACGGGAAGCAATGGATAAACTCTATTCACCGACTCCGGATGGGTATTGTGGGGATGAAGACAACGGACAAACATCCGCCTGGTATGTTTTTTCTGCTATGGGTTTTTATCCGGTTTGCCCAGCGAGCAATCAATATGTTATAGGATCGCCTCTATTTAAGAAAATTACGGTTAATTTGGAAAATGGAAAGCAGATTATATTGCGCGCCAGCAATAGTGCAAAAGAAAATCGTTATATCCGTTCGCTAAAATTAAATGGGAAGAATTATACCAAAAATTACTTTTCGCATGATGATTTATTGAAAGGAGCAAAGATCGATTATAACTTGGCTCCTCTGCCTAATAAAGCAAGAGGCACTAAGGTGAGAGATTTTCCGTACTCTTTTACTAACGAATTAAAGTAA
- a CDS encoding glycoside hydrolase family 76 protein codes for MIKQYILSAIFFTSSAFCMTACNDDNNSEYKLDYDFVVSYTNADAWIAYEAFNDNLLDKETHIYKKNSDTKDGANTKSTVGAIWTQAIYWDMAMNAYKRAVKDKDAEKQTKYQALVNEIFEGDKAHYVDFNWHDQNFENGWFIYDDIMWWTISNARAYEIFRDDKYLKLADESFCRVWHGSYLLRDRGSYDKQNGGMFWLWNNSDPSDNSGIAKMSCINFPAVIAAATLYNGIDPSDVKHQKDDSIGFDGNSDYPRWHSRDTYLANAKEIYAWGATKLYDSSTGNVADSRTGNSVDWATTVYNQGTFIGASCLLYEITGDKEYLNNAIMAATYTMNTMSAPLYLLPYKDGEEQGIYTAIFGQYMAMLIYDCGQTQFLSWMQRTINYGWSFRNERNLTGKNYAKTPGSNVSCYDASGIPALMLLFSADK; via the coding sequence ATGATAAAACAATATATATTATCAGCGATATTTTTTACTTCGAGTGCATTTTGTATGACGGCTTGTAACGATGATAACAATTCGGAATATAAATTGGATTATGATTTCGTAGTGTCTTACACTAATGCGGATGCATGGATCGCCTACGAAGCGTTTAATGATAATTTGTTGGACAAAGAAACTCATATTTATAAAAAAAACTCTGATACAAAAGATGGTGCAAATACAAAGAGTACTGTAGGAGCGATTTGGACGCAAGCAATTTATTGGGATATGGCGATGAACGCATATAAACGTGCTGTGAAAGATAAAGATGCTGAAAAACAAACAAAATATCAAGCGCTTGTTAATGAAATTTTTGAAGGAGATAAAGCTCATTATGTAGATTTCAATTGGCATGATCAAAATTTTGAAAACGGTTGGTTTATTTATGATGATATAATGTGGTGGACGATTTCAAATGCACGTGCTTACGAGATTTTCCGTGACGATAAATATCTAAAATTAGCTGATGAAAGTTTTTGTCGTGTGTGGCATGGTTCTTATCTTCTAAGAGATCGAGGATCCTATGATAAGCAAAATGGAGGCATGTTCTGGCTATGGAATAATAGTGATCCTTCTGATAATTCGGGAATCGCAAAGATGTCTTGTATTAATTTCCCTGCTGTTATAGCAGCTGCTACATTATATAATGGCATTGATCCTTCTGATGTCAAACATCAAAAGGACGATAGTATTGGATTTGATGGAAATTCTGATTATCCGAGATGGCATAGCCGTGATACTTATTTGGCTAATGCAAAAGAAATTTATGCATGGGGGGCGACGAAATTATATGATAGTAGTACCGGAAATGTAGCTGACAGTCGGACTGGTAATAGTGTAGACTGGGCGACAACTGTATATAATCAAGGTACGTTTATCGGGGCTTCTTGTTTATTATATGAAATAACCGGAGATAAAGAATATTTGAATAATGCAATTATGGCAGCAACCTATACAATGAATACAATGTCAGCTCCTTTATATCTCCTGCCTTATAAGGATGGGGAAGAACAAGGAATTTATACAGCTATTTTTGGTCAATATATGGCAATGTTAATTTACGATTGCGGACAGACCCAGTTTTTATCGTGGATGCAACGTACCATTAATTATGGGTGGAGCTTCCGTAATGAGCGTAATTTGACAGGGAAAAATTATGCGAAGACTCCGGGATCTAATGTCTCTTGCTATGATGCTTCGGGAATTCCGGCATTGATGCTCTTGTTTTCAGCTGATAAATAA
- a CDS encoding DUF4972 domain-containing protein has protein sequence MKLLCRKNIDNICLWVLLILCLFGTFAGCSDDKDVKYVTDTHLSILQESRKSLVYLLDHSTYGTTPGTYPIDGKEILNNAIAKLDASIDKVKEGEMVNDSDVETILAEVSQAIDAFKETRLYNLSETAQAFIKQLNEKASELITLLDDESLWGDHKGQYPVASKTILQGAIDNLYSLSERAQSGSIANFTQELFNDAMQEADEAMQQVEASKWTEDHVTWMLYVDGNNGGYIDFGYSDDYVKFGDNNNQAFTVELWVNIKEYCNQPGEDNGTILSTMTQQDYWSGWRVQDRTKGLLRTMVAHWEDQGPSNPKEWEPGWKKSDNWTQNRWTHYAFLFRDKGLPGFDTPTDVKCYSMIDGVRQGEMIRVGETWRTYINDNSVKYKVPMTGFCALDNNGNRKEWFSGYIKKIRIWKTNRTEDQIKQSYLGVEADVTADNTDLVAAWDFEVTGAQPTGTEFKDLTGRHIATLKGPQGSYNWVESAIVSQ, from the coding sequence ATGAAACTGTTATGTAGAAAAAATATTGATAATATATGTCTTTGGGTATTGTTGATCTTATGTCTGTTTGGAACGTTTGCTGGTTGTTCTGATGATAAAGATGTAAAATATGTTACGGATACTCATCTGAGTATACTTCAGGAAAGTCGTAAATCCTTAGTCTATTTATTGGATCATTCCACTTATGGTACAACTCCCGGAACTTATCCGATAGACGGTAAAGAGATCCTAAATAATGCTATTGCTAAATTGGATGCTTCTATTGATAAAGTGAAAGAAGGGGAAATGGTGAATGATTCCGATGTAGAGACAATTTTAGCTGAAGTCAGTCAGGCCATAGACGCTTTTAAGGAAACCCGACTTTATAATTTATCGGAAACGGCTCAGGCTTTTATTAAGCAATTAAATGAAAAAGCCTCTGAACTTATCACCCTATTAGATGATGAATCTTTATGGGGAGATCATAAAGGGCAATATCCTGTGGCTAGCAAAACTATTTTGCAGGGAGCTATTGACAATTTGTATAGTCTCTCAGAACGCGCTCAATCTGGTTCTATTGCTAATTTCACTCAAGAACTTTTTAATGATGCCATGCAGGAAGCTGATGAGGCCATGCAACAAGTAGAAGCTTCTAAATGGACTGAGGATCATGTTACTTGGATGCTATATGTCGATGGTAACAATGGTGGATATATTGATTTTGGTTATTCTGATGACTATGTGAAGTTTGGTGATAATAATAACCAGGCATTTACCGTTGAACTATGGGTTAATATTAAGGAATATTGCAATCAACCAGGTGAGGATAATGGCACTATCTTATCCACTATGACACAACAAGATTATTGGAGTGGCTGGAGAGTGCAAGATCGGACAAAGGGACTTTTGCGGACTATGGTAGCTCATTGGGAAGATCAAGGACCGTCTAACCCGAAAGAATGGGAACCTGGATGGAAGAAGTCTGACAATTGGACTCAAAATAGGTGGACGCATTATGCCTTTTTATTTAGAGATAAGGGACTACCTGGATTTGATACTCCTACCGATGTGAAATGCTATTCTATGATTGATGGAGTGAGACAAGGGGAAATGATACGTGTGGGAGAAACGTGGCGAACTTATATTAATGATAATAGTGTGAAGTATAAAGTTCCGATGACTGGATTCTGTGCGTTAGATAATAATGGTAACCGTAAAGAGTGGTTCTCCGGTTACATTAAGAAGATAAGAATATGGAAAACCAATCGTACTGAAGATCAGATTAAACAATCTTATTTGGGCGTGGAGGCTGATGTTACGGCGGATAATACTGATTTGGTGGCGGCTTGGGATTTTGAAGTAACCGGAGCTCAACCTACTGGTACTGAGTTTAAAGATTTAACAGGACGCCATATCGCTACATTAAAGGGGCCTCAAGGATCTTATAATTGGGTTGAATCTGCAATCGTTAGCCAATAG
- a CDS encoding DUF4972 domain-containing protein: MNVKYTIPFRIYYLLGLFYFFLLLACSEEEHHFIAAVEMNDPYIEKMNDAISQMEELQKNSDYGNRIGQFPMESRAILTHAIDDANRSILLIKYQNPSPSESEKVRYLDNTEKAIEKFNKSVRTEDAETIPANLFIDGKSNGSYIDFGRSKDYTVFGEVGNQSFTVELWVKIKEHGPNDNSIFLSTFFSNSSAQWRNGWMMYWRNASGGIYRTTWGGILADSRWGLWEPNFAAPADNEWQYYVFVYSDKGLDGNASLRAKLYLNGVVVSTQENTHVNEVYNSSDYDNYDIPMTAFCRWVNESKMEDGFSGYMKNIRIWKEAKNTEYIQSVFKDEVNVTGEEDHLVAAWNFTEKPLGANDEVLDLTGKHTAKLIGTYEWERK; encoded by the coding sequence ATGAATGTAAAATATACAATCCCTTTTCGGATATACTATTTATTAGGATTATTCTATTTCTTTCTGTTGCTTGCTTGTTCTGAAGAAGAGCATCATTTTATAGCGGCTGTGGAAATGAATGACCCTTATATTGAGAAAATGAATGATGCGATCTCTCAAATGGAGGAACTTCAGAAAAATTCAGATTATGGTAATAGAATCGGGCAATTTCCGATGGAAAGCCGGGCGATCCTTACCCATGCTATAGATGATGCTAATCGTTCTATTTTATTGATAAAGTATCAAAATCCATCTCCTTCGGAAAGTGAAAAGGTACGCTACTTGGATAATACGGAGAAGGCAATTGAAAAATTCAATAAGTCGGTCCGTACTGAAGATGCTGAGACTATCCCGGCTAACTTATTTATTGATGGTAAATCTAATGGATCCTATATTGATTTTGGGAGAAGTAAAGATTACACTGTTTTTGGAGAAGTAGGAAATCAATCTTTTACTGTTGAACTTTGGGTCAAGATTAAAGAGCATGGGCCTAATGATAATAGTATTTTCTTATCCACATTCTTTTCAAATAGTAGTGCTCAGTGGAGAAATGGTTGGATGATGTATTGGCGTAATGCAAGCGGAGGCATATATCGAACAACATGGGGAGGTATTCTTGCTGATAGCCGATGGGGACTTTGGGAGCCTAACTTTGCTGCTCCTGCTGATAATGAGTGGCAATATTATGTATTTGTATATAGTGATAAAGGCTTAGATGGTAATGCTAGTTTGCGTGCTAAGTTATACTTGAATGGTGTGGTGGTCAGTACCCAGGAAAATACTCATGTTAATGAAGTCTATAACTCTTCGGATTACGACAATTATGATATACCGATGACGGCTTTTTGTCGGTGGGTAAACGAGAGTAAAATGGAAGACGGTTTTTCCGGATATATGAAGAATATTCGCATTTGGAAGGAAGCAAAAAATACTGAATATATACAATCTGTTTTTAAGGACGAAGTTAATGTTACCGGTGAGGAAGATCATTTGGTTGCAGCTTGGAATTTTACAGAAAAACCACTTGGAGCTAATGATGAAGTGTTGGATTTAACAGGGAAACATACGGCTAAATTAATCGGTACGTATGAGTGGGAACGTAAATAG